The nucleotide sequence ATCTATGAAACAGGGATTAAAATATCTAAATCAGATTTCAAAAAAATTAACATATATAAACATGAATTTCATGGAGAAGATTGGAATTATACTATCAAACCATTATAAGTAGTTGTAGCAATAATATATTTACAATTACTATGTATATTGGAAATTCTACTTCCAATTTACATAGTTGAAAAATCAAATAATCCAACAACTTTCCACTTTCAACTTTCCATTTCCTTCTCCAAACACTCTATATGATTTAATCCGCAAACAAAAATATTTTCTTTTATAGGGTATGTATCTTCAATAGGTGCAACAATATATGTTTTGTCGGGTTTTATTTCTTCAAAAGAATTCCAAAAACCTTTTGTAAGCGTTGGCGATTTCGAGGCTTTAAATTCAAAGGCAATTTTTCTTATTCCTTTTTGCAAAATAAGGTCAAGTTCAGCACCATTCGATGAACGATAAAAACTTGGTTTCCACTGTGGATACCGAATAATAATACTTTCAATCGCCATTCCTTCCCATGAAGCACCAAAAATAGGATGCGAAAACAGTTCGGCAAATTCTTGTAAATCAAGAAGTGCATGTAAAATTCCACTGTCGCGAATATATACTTTTGGCGATTTTATAAGTCGTTTTTTTGTATTGCTCTCATATGCTTGTAAAACTCTCACAATGAAAGTTTGCGACAGCAAATCGATATAACTTTTTACAGTATGATTGCTGACTCCGAGAGAGGCACCCAACTTTGAATAATTGGCAATTTGACCGTGCGAATGTGCCAACATTGTCAGCAGGCGTTGCATTGTTTGGCTTGTGATATTAAAATTGAGAGCTGGAATATCTCGCTCTAAAAAAGTCTTTATAAAATTTTGTCGCCATATGTAACTTGTTGCATCATTTTTGGCAAGGAAACTTCTTGGAAAACCGCCTCTGTTCCAGAATTTTACTAAATCGTTGTAGCAATATTTTTCGACCACTTCACTAAATAAAAACGGACTGAGTTCGG is from Bacteroidota bacterium and encodes:
- a CDS encoding ATP-binding protein yields the protein MKKYLNRFLSAKVENLLSEFPVVAILGPRQCGKTTLVKHLLSNTSKYLCLDLEKPSDLKKLTDPELFFETNSDKLFCLDEIQRLPDIFPIIRSFCDEQDRNELFLILGSASPELLRQSSESLAGRIIYTELSPFLFSEVVEKYCYNDLVKFWNRGGFPRSFLAKNDATSYIWRQNFIKTFLERDIPALNFNITSQTMQRLLTMLAHSHGQIANYSKLGASLGVSNHTVKSYIDLLSQTFIVRVLQAYESNTKKRLIKSPKVYIRDSGILHALLDLQEFAELFSHPIFGASWEGMAIESIIIRYPQWKPSFYRSSNGAELDLILQKGIRKIAFEFKASKSPTLTKGFWNSFEEIKPDKTYIVAPIEDTYPIKENIFVCGLNHIECLEKEMES